The segment ACATGAAGTCATTAATGTATGAAAGTGAAAAACAGGATGACATTAGCTTcacaaaaagataaatacagacttgatttgcatttttgatgtatttattcCTGAATTCTTGACTTTCTGCCTGTATTATCAGTTCATATTACAGTCACATTAAATACACATTCAGTACAGTTAGGAGTATAGAATTTAATAATTATATAGGGGCCTTTCTAAATAAGCTCTAGCTCCCTGATTCATCTACTTTCTCATGTTGCACTGAGATCTAATAGCATGTCAATGCATTTCATATCTAAACTGCTTTATTTAGCAGACACAAAGTCTGCTGAGAGGATGAGTGTCTGGCTTTTGGGGAAATTATGGCCATAGCAGACAGACGACTACTGTTAACATGGATGCAGATGGATGTGAATTATGCATGCACAGCCTAACAGGCCAGATAGAGTGCTGCTGTGTCAGCCGTGTACTAGCAGCGTTGtcttttagaaaaacacacacacagtagaggGCACAtccagaaacacacatgcacacttagCTGCCCACGCTCAGCCTTTTTCACTCCTACCCACTCTCCTCACTAACGAAGCTTCGCCTATCTGTTCCTTTCTGCTAGACTGTGGTCCCCTAAGTGCCGGCCTTTCAGCTCAGCTAattacattcatatttaaacacTACATTAACACTGGCAGTAGTTTGACGACAACAGAAACCTTTTGTTGTCTCACAAAGCCATCGCTCTCTAATGGTGTGATCACTGTTGCTTCATATGTGTGTTTCAGACACTTGTTACATCTTGTCATTCGCCATAATCATGCTGAACACAGCCTCCACAACCCAAATGTGAAGGACAAGCCTACTGTGGAGCGATTTATCTCCATGAACAGAGGAATCAACGACGGAGGAGACTTACCTGAAGACCTGCTCCGGgttatatgtctttatttgctCCTTTTTTACATACTTTACGTTGAGTTTTCATTTTCTAATCTCAAACCCCGCTCTGCATTCACTTGTAGAATCTGTATGAGAGCATTAAGAATGAGCCTTTCAAAATCCCAGAGGATGACGGCAAtgacctcacacacactttcttcaACCCAGACAGAGAGGGCTGGCTGCTAAAACTGGGTGAGTGCCGCTGGACCACACATGTTCATAATGAATCTCCTCAGTGTGTCGATAAGataactttgtgttgatttttttaaagcggCACATGTTGGTAGATTGTCTGAACTCTGAAAATCAACTTCCATTCAGTGATAACCGGTGTCTCCCCTAAGAGGTCAAAAAaacctgtgtgggtgtgtgtgtgtgtgtgtgtgtgtgtgtgtgtctgtgtgtgtctgtgttgtgtgtgtgtgtgtgtgtgtgtaaaggtgtgtgtgtggtgtgtgtgtgtgtgtaaaggtgtgtgtgtgtaaaggtgtCTGTGAGAACGTGTGGATAGGTGTCTGTGAGAAAGTGTGGATAGGTGTGTACTCATTCAACCCACGATATCTGAAGACATCTCTGTCTGCTTTTATGTATTATGAATGAGGCCGGGTAGATCCGACATCACATGTTGAGGCCTTTGAATTATTAAGAACTGTTCATATTCATACACTCACATGAACAAATGTAGACTTTCAAAGCATGTAAATCAAATATATATGTAAATCAAATATACAACATACTTTACATACATAAAATCTGAAAGGTACTCATTTTGATGGCATTTTCCCTCTTAGCTGtcaaatatgaagatttgaagTCAATGCTTTCCAAATCTTGTAGACTTCTTGCAGCTTTCGCATATATGTTTTTAAGAAACCATTTAAGCGTCCTTTGTGTTCCTGATATATTCCTCATGCTAATAAATGGAATAATGGTCTTGTGACACCTACATTTCTGATTCAACATGTGCTCACACACACGTATCTGTATCCTGCTAACATCTTATGGGACCAAAACTCTTTAATCCACAATCGTTCTACAAGCAGAAAAAGCTGAACCCTGGACTCCTGAACTCTTCATCCTGTTTTCTCTGagatctctctctgtttgtacGGATTCACAATGAatttacttgaaaaaaaaaaaacatggacacTGCTACCAAAAATGAATCCTCCAATCACTGTGAATCTTTACAACCAACTACACTAAGGTAGTGAAAGATTACTCTGTCTCCAATGACCTCAAATTGGAAGACTGGAGTAAAGCAATCAGGGTGAAAGGTAAATTAACTGACGAACCAGAAGTGGAGGCTGTATTTAATGTAGTGCTTTACAGTATCTGAGTCGTTGAGTAGGACTCCCTCTTGTGGACTGATGTAATACCAGCAGATGTAAAAGCTGCTGAAACTCAGTATAAACTGAATTCCTTTAAAGTACTAAAGAAAGCTGTAAAGCAGTGCATCAAAGCCTCTCTGGAACCAGATTAAAGGACTGTGGTGCAATAATTCCTtatcatttaatttgatttttttgttgttttcttttcctcttcgtttgtttgtttgttcccaTGATTTTGGCTGTTGTCTTTCCTCAGGAGGTATGTACACCTGTTCTTCCCAAATGCTAGTCCATCTCTCAGCTCTCAGGTGCTTTTGGTGGTCCGCCATGCTTTTGTTCCTCTCCTCATATTTTAAAGGggttttctgtatttgttttcgtctgtggattatttttattttgatctcTTGTCTCTCCATCGACTCATTTGAGCTTCAGATGTTTGTCTGTTCAGTCTGTCATTGAGACGGTGGTTCCTCCGCACTCTTTATCTCTCTGGGTGGTTGTCAAGCAGGTGCCACCCCCGTGGCCTCGGCTCAGAGAGCTGAAGCTTTGTGACCACTGCACTGGGCACCTGACCCTCCTCTCTCTATGCTGTGGTGGTCACTCTCTTTGATCTCTGATTATTTTGGAAGCTGCATTATCCCTTTTTACCATACAGTGAGCACAACAAAGGACTTTTCATCATCTTTCCAAATTGATCATGAACCCAGTTACCCATTGGCTGATGGTTGTTTGCTCTCTGGTTGCATGGAAATGGAATAATGGACCTTTTCAACAATGTGGCTCTGCTCTTTTTATCTTGTGCTGTTAATGGATCGGAAAGGTTACAGTGTGCCTGTGGCCTGGTGTGATGCTGAGCCGGACCGGACCAAACTGTGGGAGAAACCCATGGGCAGAAGAGTGTGTCCAAACAGAATCATGTTACATGCATTAAAAGTGCACATAGTGAGAACTTAGACTGTCCATTCTTGTCATTTGCGGGGCTTAAAAACTAAAAGCCCTGTTTTGGTGAAAAAGATGAAAAGGATGACTCTAAATATCTGGATATGATTTCCAAGAAGACCTCTTCTCGCCCAGCCTCCCACAGTCCTGTCTTGCATGGGTGcctccctccaccctccactCAGCTCCACTCCGGCTCTAGCACCGCCCCACACACCTCTGCAACAATCTGCTGGGACGTCCTGCCTCGTCCCAGACATTCTTGCACAGGAGGAAATCAACTCTCTTTTTTGGAGAAACAGGAACTGACACGGCCTATAAACTAAAAGCTCAAACTTCCAACCAACCCAATCAGCCGTCAGGCCAGCCGTCAGCCGTGTAATTCTGCCATCGCGTCCGTGTTTTCTGTCCGTCTGCTTTATTGTTGCAACACACTGATGAGTGGAGATGTGAAGAGGGGTCTCTCCGTCTCTACCTGTCAAGTGACAAGGGTTGATGGCGTCTGTAGATTACAACAAGCAAAGAGTGAAGTGTTTGACCTATCATGATGTCTGTGAAATGATGGGATATCATATACAGTGCCGATGCTGTTATATGATAATAAAAGTGTGCTCTTCGTGTCTGTATCCTCAAATCCTTCTCTGTCCTGTTAGATGGGTTTCAAAATGCAGCTTTTTACTAACATCGGTGGTGGGTCAGCCAAGTCTAGACAGGGCTTATCTCTTTATATCATATTTAGAAGAAGCTCATCCCCTCATACACTGGATAAGGCTTTTAAATGACTGAGGAGTTCCCTAACAAAGCCAAAACAGGAAATTTAAGTCTGAGATGCCTGTAGAGAAGCTGAGCATAGCTCCAggcttcctgccccccctatttgtTGGCATCTTATAGCCCCAGAGTGAGGCTGCCATCTGCTACTGTGATCGGGTTTCCCCTCTCAGGAAGTATAGGTGACAGAGGGGGTGAGGGGTCAGCTACAGATCAGCGAGTGCAGTGTTAACCAGAGAGCCTACAGTGGGTGTGAAAGAGAGCTTTATCCTCAGCCACTCTTCCTTTCCGTCACTGGAGCACTTTGTTTCCACATTTATAACTGTCTTCTAGTAACTTCATTTGAGTGGTTCATTACAGTCAGGGAGTGCAAAGCACATAGATCAGTATCCTCCCTATCGATCCTGGCCTTCCAGACTTACCACTCTGAGTCAGCTATTAAGGAGAGCTTCCAGACACCGAGACATTTTAATGAGACAGGGAGCTTTATTGTAAAGCATCTTCACATTTACTGCAATTAACTAAAAGTCCTTAAATCGACACATGAAAGTGGAGAGGGAATTTAGGGTTACACAGTAAAATACTCTACCAAGGGCTTCGCAGCTGTGGTGATGGTGGGCGCATGGTGCAATGGTGGATCAGGGTGAATATGGTTATGTTCTGGGTAAAGCAGTCCTCTGGAGCcgtcatctgtctgtctgcccgtatatctgtctgcctgtctgctgcTCGACCCAATGCTTCGGTTCTCATGTCTCTCCCTTTCCTCTCGCCGAGCTTCTCTGACAGTGAGTGTTTGCTCCACAGGAGGACGTGTGAAAACCTGGAAGAGGAGATGGTTCATCCTCACAGACAACTGTCTGTACTACTTTGAGTACACCACAGTGAGTAACACTCAGCTTTGTCAGTTACACGTAAGAAGGTGCTTTTTGCCTGTTCCTGTCAGTTATGTTCTTTATTCTTCAACAGGACAAAGAACCAAGAGGAATCATCCCGCTGGAAAACCTGAGTATCAAAGAGGTGGAGGATAAGAAGCCTGTAAGTACAGCTCCCTCTACTGGTACATGCTGGGACTACATGTTCAGAGGGGAAGTAGGATTTTGGAGTCTCTCCAGAGCCTacccacttaaaaaaattagaggcttttttttttcagcacaatTTGGCATTCAGAGactaaaaatgaatcaaaatgaCTCATTAAATAAGGACAGATGTCTTTGAAGGACATTtatgaaaacaacaactttaatcatttttattcaatttattataataaatagATGAACATTCACCCCTCACCCCTGAAAAAGTGATTACTAAATAAAAGTTGTTcacacattcatatttaaaaaaacaacaacttttttcatgaacattttatCATTTGTTACTCCATCTACTTGTCTTGTAGAACTGCTTTGAGCTTTTTATTCCGGACAACAAGGACCAGGTGATAAAAGCGTGTAAGACTGAAGCTGACGGACGCGTCGTTGAAGGCAACCACACCTTTTACAGAATCTCCGCCCCCACTGCAGAGGAAAAAGATGAATGGATGAACAGCATCAGGTAAATGTTCCTTCCCTTTAACTTTTTAAGGCACGGTGTGACCCCTGCAGGCTAGGGGCTTTCTAAGTAATACTCAtattcttctttattattatgcTTGATTTGAAGGGGTGAGCATGCCAAGTTTGGAACTACATCCTGTACAAATTTGATTAAGTTCATATATTAACCCTTTATATATTTTGACATCTGTGCAAATTAGCTCCATCACATGTCTCCGACACATATGTATAGTGAGATGTCATTCACTGGATTCTATGAACTCTAAGCAGATGAATGGACATGTAATTACAGTTAATGAagataattttttaaaattcattcaCAGTGTAAGTGTGGCTTATCCTAAAATTGGTTCATTCATGTTAACGTAGATGTTCCTGTGTGAGCCATACTGGCCAAATGTATAGCTGCTTTTTCACCATTATGAccacaagaaaagaaaataaggatCGCCACAAATGACATGCtagtgaaaaaggaaaaaaaaaaatccattgccaataaaaaaaactgtcgcAGGTAAGTTTTGTCATCCTCTGCTTACCTCTTCCCCGAGCACATAGCTGCCTTAAGGTCCACAAAGTACAAAATcaacagatgcagagagcataGAGGTCCACCCCGTCAGTCTCTGAGTTTATTACAgagcgaaagtatggaaaatcgcctactcttccactccctcacagtcacaaggacggtttaggtaccgaaacatggtatcGTTTGGTTTTTatgtgaatcggtactcggtacccatccctacttgggggtctgtgcctctcAACTTgacctgcaggctgagagctcaattaccgtactgtagctagtaggagtgcaaactcccgatagtcaaaacaaacagaacaaaaagaggaacagctgcacagaaactgcaagTTGGAGACATCCCTGATCACAAGAGACATCGCCACGCATGAAGACATTTTAAACTTCTTTACATCTCTGAGAGAGTTCAAAACTTCACTGGAAATGTCTTGGAAAattatctctggaaaagagtgggaaccctgaataaAGGACAAAATATTTAACCAGGGAAGTACTCGTGTATCAGCTGAGTGTTGTCACAGCTGATTTCAGCTTACTGGCACAAAACTTGGCACTAATTTTAAATAATGCAGCATAGACAGAATACAGACATCTAATGAAGGACAGGAGGTCTGCCCAAAGTCCAtattcactctctctccttttaGGGACACATTGTAATTCAGAGTGTGATGTTCTCAAAGAAGTAGACAAGCAGTACCAGTGACGTTTTCCTTTTGGGTTTGCCAACAGAGCTGCCATCAGCAGGGATCCTTTCTACGAGATGCTGGCAGCCAGGAAGAAGAGGGTGTCGTCCATGAAGAGGCACTAAACCACTCAACACTTCAGACGTTGCACTTGACAGAGCGGGGGTGTCAGGTATCTGCACACCCGTCTGGGTCGGAGCAGAGGCCACGGTGAGGTCTGCCTCAGACCTCTCCAGGGATTCTCTAGGATACAAATAGACCTGGCTTTTGGACTGACAGGCCAGAAAAACAGGAAGCATGCTGTGGTTTCTAGATAAGAGTCAGGGTCAAAACCTCCTCTAACCTCCTGTCTGaatgtgtctgtttctctctcagcttTGTGTGTGCTCTGTCTTTACAAGGTTGAAAAGGAATCTTGCTGTGTAACTCGGCAAAATACCCCTTTGAGAAcgctttaaacaaacacagatacacaacATGCATACACTCATGCTGTCTCCCGTAGCACACACCGTTAAAACTCAGCAGGTCTGACCGAGTGTGGCACAACCAACCAAAATATTCCCGCTTTCGGAAAGAAAAAGCAAAGACTTTTTCTTACGTGCTTTAGTACATTAGTCTAGTAATGTGTCTATTTTTACCAGCCTTACTATTAATTcctcttttttgtctgtttgcatttgttaaaaaaaatcttgccAGCAAAATCTGCTGCGATCAAGACAGTAAGGGAGGGAGAATCTACTTTGCCAACTGTTTGCTATTTTatagaaaatgaataaataaataaaaccgaAACCTCGGTTTAAATAAAGTTGCCACTCAGGAGATTGTTACAAAGATCTAAAAGTTTCCCATGTCCTTGCTGACTTGGATTTTGGTCACATCATGACAGCCATGGAAGAATGAAAGCCTCTTCTGTACCCCAGACTGAActgtgtttttgtaaatgtgaaCCTGCAAATGAGGGGGTCTGTTTGTCTGGACAGAGGTCTCAGTTTTGGATCTGGCTCTCACTGCTTATTTCCTGAAGGTCCTGGAGATGCATCCTGGGGGATTAGGAGTCTTTTGAAGGGGGTGCATGAGTATCAGACTGAGCTTCTTTTGAAAGACGTAAAGATATTACACCTTGCGACTCCCTTTTTTTGTCACCTCTCCATCACATTTTTGTCTTGCTCCCACCTCGTCTCAAATACAAGACCGTGGTCTGTGACTGTATGTGTGCTGCACAGTGCCTGGCGCTCTAGATGAAATGTGATGAGAAAAGCTGCTGGTTAGCGACAGTAATTTAAAGTTTTCTCTTCTAATTTACATTTTTCCTGCCTTTAACATCATTTCTTTTTGTACAGGGTCACTTTCTAAGCGGGAAAACAAATCACTATTCATTATCAGCCAGTCCAACCTCATTGATCATGTACAGTACCATGTGTTTCAGGTTGTTTATGTACAAAACATAATATATGTCATGTTGTTTTAGATGCTTTAAAATGGCACAAATGAATGCGTGGTTCATTGAAGCTATGCCTGTAGCAGAATGGGTTGTCCCCCTCCTCAGGATCCAAAGTGTGAtgtgaaacaaaaataactacTGGGTGAAGTCTCGCCGAAGCAGTCGAGTGTCTTCTTGTCATACAGCAAACATAATGTCAAGGTACAAATCTGCAGATGCGTTTGGAGATGTGCATCAAACCATTGTCTTTTCTACTCTTGTCTACTTTTGTCTCGTCTGCCTGCTGATCTTCCCCCTCTTTTGTCCCCtggttctcctcctctctgctcttctcAGCGCACTATTCCTAGAGAAATAAGTAAAGATGCAAAACAATCATAATTCTAGACAGTATGCTTTATTTATCAAAGTTGTACATACTTAAATGTATAGTGGGTATTGTGTCTTCATTTCTTATTAGTTGTGTCATTTTCTTTGTAATTCTGTTCAAAATGTTTGATTGAGGTTTCTATCATTACCATTTAATCAAgctaaaataaagacaaatttGTCATAACACTGGCTCTTGAAT is part of the Notolabrus celidotus isolate fNotCel1 chromosome 20, fNotCel1.pri, whole genome shotgun sequence genome and harbors:
- the cyth1a gene encoding LOW QUALITY PROTEIN: cytohesin-1a (The sequence of the model RefSeq protein was modified relative to this genomic sequence to represent the inferred CDS: inserted 1 base in 1 codon), producing the protein MGTVGELCVSSLQTFLCPAVKALQQDPVPEDLTPEEQQELENIRLRKQELIEDIQRLKDEIAEVTSEIENLGSTEERKNMQRNKQVAMGRKKFNMDPKKGIQFLIMNDLLKNTSDDIAQFLYKGEGLNKTAIGDYLGERDDFNIKVLHDFVELHEFTDLNLVQALRQFLWSFRLPGEAQKIDRMMEAFAQRYCTCNPGVFQSTDTCYILSFAIIMLNTXLHNPNVKDKPTVERFISMNRGINDGGDLPEDLLRNLYESIKNEPFKIPEDDGNDLTHTFFNPDREGWLLKLGGRVKTWKRRWFILTDNCLYYFEYTTDKEPRGIIPLENLSIKEVEDKKPNCFELFIPDNKDQVIKACKTEADGRVVEGNHTFYRISAPTAEEKDEWMNSIRAAISRDPFYEMLAARKKRVSSMKRH